In Cercospora beticola chromosome 3, complete sequence, the following proteins share a genomic window:
- the CRP63 gene encoding 60S ribosomal protein eL32, with product MVAAKKHVPIVKKHTKRFNRHQSDRFMRVDPSWRKPKGIDNRVRRRFKGQAAMPKIGYGSNIKTRHMMPSGHKAFLVNNTRDLDLLLMHNKTYAAEIAHAVSSRKRIEIVARAKQLGVKVTNGKAKITTES from the exons ATGGTCGCCGCAAAGAAGCACGTCCCGATCGTGAAGAAGCACACGAAGCGCTTCAACCGCCACCAGTCGGACCGCTTTATGCGTGTCGACCCATCATGGAGAAAGCCAAAGGGAATCGACAACCGTGTCCGCAGACGCTTCAAGGGTCAGGCCGCTATGCCAAAG ATCGGCTACGGTAGCAACATCAAGACCCGCCACATGATGCCTTCCGGCCACAAGGCTTTCCTCGTCAACAACACCCGCGACTTGGATCTCCTCCTCATGCACAACAAGACCTACGCCGCTGA GATCGCACACGCCGTCTCCTCGAGGAAGCGGATAGAGATTGTTGCCCGTGCTAAGCAGCTCGGTGTGAAGGTC
- a CDS encoding uncharacterized protein (BUSCO:EOG09263KDI): protein MPGRMLPTLPSREVASHNTEESCYVTVGTKVYDITPFLEDHPGGGDLILEYGGKDVKEIMEDVASHAHSESAWEILDDHLIGFVATEKVLEAAKKSDDPFSVLPMEPTAKGMEELKKANTGATQEVLARENVEPKAAADEKAVYESTGLSSEEDLSKETDLVQDYKKHKFLDLNRPLLMQVWNGGFTKAFYLEQVHRPRHYKGGDSAPLFGNFLEPLSKTPWWVVPTVWLPPVGYGTFLSAQQLNPLALTAYWITGLCIWTIVEYGLHRCLFHIDHYLPDNRVALTLHFLLHGIHHYLPMDRLRLVMPPTLFLVLATPFWKLAHTVFFYNWYAATAVFCGGIFGYICYDLTHYFLHHKKLPSFYQELKKYHLQHHFMDYENGFGVTSRFWDRIFGTELPPPPQPKVLKTA, encoded by the exons ATGCCGGGACGAATGCTCCCCACCCTCCCATCGAGGGAGGTCGCATCACACAACACTGAGGAGTCCTGCTACGTGACGGTCGGCACCAAAGTCTACGACATCACCCCATTCCTCGAGGACCATCCAGGTGGCGGCGATTTGATCCTGGAGTATGGCGGGAAAGATGTCAAGGAGATCATGGAGGATGTGGCGTCGCATGCGCACAGTGAATCAGCCTGGGAGATCCTGGACGACCATCTCATAGGCTTCGTAGCGACTGAAAAAGTCTTGGAGGCGGCGAAGAAAAGCGATGATCCATTCAGCGTGCTGCCAATGGAGCCCACAGCGAAAGGCATGGAGGAGCTGAAGAAAGCAAATACAGGAGCTACACAGGAGGTACTAGCCAGGGAGAATGTCGAGCCCAAGGCGGCAGCGGACGAGAAAGCTGTCTACGAATCAACAGGCCTCAGCTCAGAGGAAGATCTCAGCAAAGAGACGGATCTGGTACAGGACTACAAGAAGCACAAGTTTCTCGATCTCAACAGGCCATTGTTGATGCAGGTCTGGAATGGTGGCTTCACCAAAGCCTTCTACCTAGAGCAGGTTCATCGACCGCGCCACTACAAAGGCGGTGACAGCGCGCCTCTCTTCGGAAACTTCCTGGAGCCGCTCTCGAAGACGCCATGGTGGGTTGTTCCAACAGTGTGGCTTCCTCCTGTGGGATATGGCACCTTCCTCTCTGCCCAGCAGCTCAATCCATTGGCGCTGACGGCTTACTGGATCACCGGACTCTGTATCTGGACAATCGTGGAGTATGGCCTACATCGATGCTTGTTCCATATCGACCATTACCTACCGGATAACCGCGTTGCTCTCACGCTTCATTTCCTGTTGCACGGCATTCACCATTACCTTCCTATGGACAGGCTGCGGCTTGTGATGCCGCCTACTTTGTTCCTGGTTCTTGCAACACCATTCTGGAAATTGGCACACACGGTCTTCTTTTACAACTGGTATGCAGCTACGGCCGTGTTTTGTGGTGGTATCTTTGGCTACATCTGTTACGATTTGACCCACTACTTCCTACACCACAAGAA ACTCCCGTCCTTCTATCAGGAACTCAAGAAGTACCATCTCCAACATCATTTCATGGACTACGAGAACGGCTTTGGAGTGACAAGCCGCTTCTGGGACCGGATTTTTGGCACGGAACTGCCACCGCCTCCACAGCCAAAGGTGCTGAAGACAGCATAA